A portion of the Calliphora vicina chromosome 5, idCalVici1.1, whole genome shotgun sequence genome contains these proteins:
- the AQP gene encoding aquaporin-11 isoform X2: MSMTALGISTGFMVGCCVAAQIARRVAKNVFKDEGIVPILVNEAIAAAELCACCFELIIVADNFGVAAYAVFLFLLTVWWGKVWGDASACPYTHMEDLIEGKTSLKEVALRTWAELMGGCCVYRIVQVFWWFEFAETHAGRAFEDCNADLQVNPYMGAVIEGFATLLCRLASKTLSEKDPKFCSIIDSFIGTSLVVAAFNFSGGYFNPVLATALKWGCRGHTNLEHIIVYWIGACVGAILSVPLFKIAAIRKILLGPDLSEKKKAE, encoded by the exons ATGTCGATGACAGCATTGGGTATTAGTACTGGCTTTATGGTGGGCTGTTGTGTGGCCGCACAAATAGCCCGGCGTGTAGCCAAAAATGTCTTCAAAGATGAGGGCATTGTACCGATTTTGGTAAATGAAGCAATAGCGGCAGCCGAATTATGTGCCTGTTGTTTTGAACTGATTATTG tgGCTGATAACTTTGGCGTAGCTGCTTATGCGGTGTTTCTCTTCCTGCTCACCGTGTGGTGGGGCAAAGTATGGGGCGATGCTTCTGCTTGTCCTTACACTCATATGGAAGATTTGATAGAGGGAAAAACTTCCTTGAAAGAGGTGGCTTTACGTACTTGGGCTGAATTAATGGGTGGCTGTTGTGTGTATCGCATTGTACAGGTTTTCTGGTGGTTTGAATTTGCCGAGACACATGCCGGTCGTGCCTTTGAAGATTGCAATGCAGATTTACAG GTTAATCCCTATATGGGCGCAGTAATTGAAGGTTTTGCTACACTCTTGTGTCGCTTGGCATCGAAGACTCTTAGCGAAAAGGATCCCAAGTTTTGTAGCATTATTGATTCGTTTATTGGTACTAGTCTGGTGGTAGCTG CTTTTAACTTTTCGGGCGGCTATTTCAATCCGGTATTGGCCACCGCTCTGAAATGGGGCTGTCGTGGTCATACCAATTTAGAACACATCATTGTCTATTGGATTGGTGCTTGTGTAGGTGCTATACTCTCGGTGCCACTGTTTAAGATAGCGGCTATACGAAAGATCTTACTTGGGCCCGACTTATCCGAAAAGAAGAAGGCGGAATAA
- the AQP gene encoding aquaporin-11 isoform X1: MSMTALGISTGFMVGCCVAAQIARRVAKNVFKDEGIVPILVNEAIAAAELCACCFELIIVADNFGVAAYAVFLFLLTVWWGKVWGDASACPYTHMEDLIEGKTSLKEVALRTWAELMGGCCVYRIVQVFWWFEFAETHAGRAFEDCNADLQVNPYMGAVIEGFATLLCRLASKTLSEKDPKFCSIIDSFIGTSLVVAVYAFNYIMFSAFNFSGGYFNPVLATALKWGCRGHTNLEHIIVYWIGACVGAILSVPLFKIAAIRKILLGPDLSEKKKAE, encoded by the exons ATGTCGATGACAGCATTGGGTATTAGTACTGGCTTTATGGTGGGCTGTTGTGTGGCCGCACAAATAGCCCGGCGTGTAGCCAAAAATGTCTTCAAAGATGAGGGCATTGTACCGATTTTGGTAAATGAAGCAATAGCGGCAGCCGAATTATGTGCCTGTTGTTTTGAACTGATTATTG tgGCTGATAACTTTGGCGTAGCTGCTTATGCGGTGTTTCTCTTCCTGCTCACCGTGTGGTGGGGCAAAGTATGGGGCGATGCTTCTGCTTGTCCTTACACTCATATGGAAGATTTGATAGAGGGAAAAACTTCCTTGAAAGAGGTGGCTTTACGTACTTGGGCTGAATTAATGGGTGGCTGTTGTGTGTATCGCATTGTACAGGTTTTCTGGTGGTTTGAATTTGCCGAGACACATGCCGGTCGTGCCTTTGAAGATTGCAATGCAGATTTACAG GTTAATCCCTATATGGGCGCAGTAATTGAAGGTTTTGCTACACTCTTGTGTCGCTTGGCATCGAAGACTCTTAGCGAAAAGGATCCCAAGTTTTGTAGCATTATTGATTCGTTTATTGGTACTAGTCTGGTGGTAGCTG TTTACGCCTTTAATTATATTATGTTTTCAGCTTTTAACTTTTCGGGCGGCTATTTCAATCCGGTATTGGCCACCGCTCTGAAATGGGGCTGTCGTGGTCATACCAATTTAGAACACATCATTGTCTATTGGATTGGTGCTTGTGTAGGTGCTATACTCTCGGTGCCACTGTTTAAGATAGCGGCTATACGAAAGATCTTACTTGGGCCCGACTTATCCGAAAAGAAGAAGGCGGAATAA